One part of the Vitis riparia cultivar Riparia Gloire de Montpellier isolate 1030 chromosome 8, EGFV_Vit.rip_1.0, whole genome shotgun sequence genome encodes these proteins:
- the LOC117920805 gene encoding uncharacterized protein LOC117920805 isoform X2 — protein MGFDGLKIGIQIKRGLIFSTRLCYRSVCNHPFLVGFVFFLIFLYRSFPFVFSILVSSSPVLVCTIVLLGTLLSFGQPHIPEIEKDIEKEVEKEEKITHEIAALKSQSGVLEDAVVVESGESFGVDRYTGKGVDVVEKAIEDRGLEEIDVCKVEKGDGLLECAPLIEEKSREIHLEKPVIEEEEGDFHDFQCGPTEEIHEEKPRVEGMLGESEVVENEYTLIQSLEDEDHEVENDKSPVGLVVAQMGDSLEFSPGLSWKHEEDNNEPSDSGSDGGESSSPDASMADIIPLLDELHPLLDSGSPQPALISHDDSDAASERSRKSNDGSAESSEDTENQQEEDDVDDEGDDDEDDEEEEAQGSKVDETKSGITWTEDDQKNLMDLGTSELERNQRLENLILRRRARKNMKVVAEKNLIDLESADPPFYVPPISTTRRNPFDSPCDSYDDMGLPPIPGSAPSILVPRRNPFDLPYDPSEEKPDLKGDSFEQEFMAFHQKDMLFRRHESFSLGASSFGGPRHERQHIKWRPYFVPERMAGEGTSYPVFERQSSGFSDSKASSVPETESVSSAVDEEDSKVIDQDISQETEVISNIDHVSDHVEDGRQSSEDSDSEESDQVEKTEIDLNVVAQPADEVNLHEIESSFATPIELDMSEVCLEAEAGEEKYSSRSSSSRSSEVSDHSFDLKPDEESSILESRKAEVIEESGNQIQPSQERSGFSFVTGIVVGHPHKEPVYDSSPPAVEKNLSSSSISSDLPVEMSEIGVPTTASSETTAPLACKESEVSKEIMEGASGNEETWATSSQLHVVDENESRSWEVKEMREHDDIKFGFSAVDQNSDYPISVVPRSVPQHVSTDSSSSASDTESVEEVVMHKDESFQHKQDQVDQLNFGVEFQTREVHQEVSENRDFMTSRDLDMPSESTTLSAMEEQHPSLVVEQVSVVHPNLSSSDTNSVEEDSADEEETLQFEHHQVHSAGYDAKIGNNQDVDEKLVSVDVSNLSSSETKLVEEDSTIMEDTLQFERNQETSPGSDAIIGDQQDVDGKLIPVDGSNLYSSETKSVEEDSTIMEETLQFEHGQVPSPGSDVKIGDQQDVDGKLVSVDSSNLPSSETKSAEENSTDEKLVSVDGSNLSSSETKSAEDSTGNKETLQFEHDQVHLSSSDAKIGGYQDEDEKLDDGSQNVSPREMSLSELEKSLPSALSDKSTVEPSLDAHEEITAHEEPHEPYIIPVECIEEVGITNNLNVLRSHELEDNISSYPSLTSILSEVSENRSSSSAVDPKYDAVDGIKIDSQKLSGLVLLDFPVAVSHVLEENVDDEEGDEIKEFDEGLLAELDRVGDFSVNGVGSNLNEIEERGTLLMPHDTETKTIRFVEDDCNEVDESKVVIEEENDKFLEVKESDSGFRLSRASSIEHVGSSYRESDDGEVKDSKPNQEPITNLEMLVIEARSLEDIDLAFKDAESVSKETEVEFAESMLPNFDINSGMPTIEARSFEDIDLALKDAEPMSREAKVEDAEPMIPDVEISSRMPIIEARSLEDIDLAFKGTELMSKEAIVPDLVINSGMPMIEARSHEDIDLVLKNAEPPMSIETEVEASEFTIPDIEINSMMLVTEARSLEDIDLAFKYTGSMSKETEVEGNSKVPENDINSMVSKNDVNSEMLVLEARSLEDIDLAFKDTKLMSKETEVEIEESKVPVHEISMEMPIIEARSLEDIDLALNDAEPRSKESFPDLEINSVMPVLEDRSLEDIDTACKKNIEEEGEKPIFVESALFPKDLELPVLEARSIDDIDLAFKQLHGGVDLEKSIVSGPIDGKPFVESKYPGEETNLDLQMVEARSLEDILKALKQASEGNAVDKGSSSKENESRTEESGTQSTSAAQTLDHSIGN, from the exons ATGGGTTTTGACGGATTGAAGATTGGAATTCAAATCAAGAGAGGTTTGATCTTTTCAACCAGATTATGTTATAGATCAGTGTGCAATCATCCATTTCTGGTgggttttgtgtttttcttgatttttctgtACAGATCATTTCCTTTTGTGTTTTCCATATTGGTGTCATCTTCCCCAGTTTTGGTTTGTACTATTGTTTTGCTTGGAACCCTTTTGAGTTTTGGGCAACCACACATACCTGAAATCGAAAAAGACATTGAAAAAGAAGtcgaaaaagaagagaagataaCCCATGAAATTGCAGCTTTGAAATCCCAGTCAGGGGTTTTGGAAGATGCTGTTGTGGTTGAGAGTGGTGAGAGTTTTGGTGTGGATAGATACACAGGAAAAGGAGTGGATGTGGTAGAGAAGGCCATTGAAGATAGGGGCTTAGAGGAGATTGATGTCTGTAAGGTTGAGAAAGGTGATGGTTTGCTTGAATGTGCTCCATTGATTGAAGAAAAATCTCGGGAAATTCATTTGGAGAAGCCGGTGATCGAGGAAGAGGAGGGAGATTTTCATGATTTCCAGTGTGGACCAACTGAGGAAATTCATGAGGAGAAACCAAGGGTTGAAGGTATGTTGGGTGAAAGCGAAGTTGTTGAGAATGAGTACACTTTGATTCAAAGTTTAGAAGATGAGGATCATGAAGTGGAAAATGATAAATCGCCAGTTGGGCTTGTGGTTGCACAGATGGGAGATAGCTTGGAATTTTCCCCAGGGTTATCTTGGAAGCATGAGGAGGACAACAATGAGCCTTCGGATTCTGGGTCCGATGGAGGAGAGAGTTCATCTCCAGATGCTTCAATGGCTGATATTATACCATTGCTTGATGAGCTCCACCCACTTTTAGACTCAGGATCTCCTCAGCCTGCTCTTATCTCCCATGATGACTCGGATGCAGCTTCAGAACGGTCTCGGAAGAGTAATGATGGCAGTGCTGAGTCAAGTGAGGATACTGAAAATCaacaagaagaagatgatgttgatgatgaagGTGATGACGATGAGGACGACGAGGAAGAAGAGGCACAGGGCAGTAAAGTAGATGAAACTAAATCTGGAATCACTTGGACAGAGGATGACCAAAAGAATCTAATGGATTTGGGAACTTCTGAGCTGGAAAGAAATCAACGACTAGAGAATCTTATCTTAAGGAGAAGAGCACGGAAAAACATGAAAGTGGTGGCTGAGAAGAATCTTATAGACTTAGAAAGTGCTGATCCTCCCTTTTATGTCCCTCCCATTTCAACAACAAGGCGCAATCCTTTTGATAGCCCTTGTGATTCTTATGACGATATGGGTTTACCACCCATTCCTGGATCTGCTCCTTCCATTTTGGTACCGAGACGAAATCCTTTTGATCTTCCTTATGACCCAAGTGAAGAGAAACCTGATCTTAAAGGAGACAGTTTTGAACAAGAGTTCATGGCATTTCACCAGAAGGACATGCTCTTCCGAAGACATGAAAGTTTCAGCCTGGGAGCTTCATCTTTTGGGGGTCCTAGGCACGAGAGGCAACACATCAAATGGAGACCGTATTTTGTACCAGAACGAATGGCTGGGGAAGGGACAAGCTATCCTGTGTTTGAAAGACAATCAAGTGGATTTAGTGATTCGAAGGCAAGCTCTGTCCCTGAAACTGAGTCAGTAAGTTCAGCTGTGGATGAGGAAGATTCCAAGGTAATTGACCAAGATATTTCTCAGGAAACAGAGGTCATCTCCAACATAGACCATGTATCTGACCATGTTGAAGATGGAAGACAATCTTCTGAAGATTCTGATTCTGAGGAGAGTGACCAAGTCGAGAAGACAGAAATTGATCTTAACGTGGTTGCACAGCCTGCAGATGAGGTAAATCtccatgaaattgaatcaaGCTTTGCAACTCCTATAGAATTGGACATGAGTGAAGTTTGTCTGGAAGCAGAAGCAGGTGAAGAGAAATACAGCAGCAGGTCAAGCTCATCACGATCGTCAGAAGTGAGTGACCACAGCTTTGATTTGAAACCGGATGAAGAGTCATCAATTTTGGAGTCAAGGAAAGCTGAGGTTATTGAGGAATCTGGAAATCAAATACAGCCTTCACAAGAAAGGTCAGGTTTCAGTTTTGTTACTGGGATTGTGGTTGGACATCCTCACAAGGAGCCTGTTTATGATTCGAGCCCACCAGCAGTTGAGAAGAATCTCTCTTCTTCATCCATTTCTTCTGATCTGCCAGTAGAAATGTCTGAAATTGGTGTACCTACCACCGCATCATCTGAAACGACTGCTCCTTTGGCATGTAAAGAATCTGAAGTCAGTAAAGAAATCATGGAGGGCGCTTCTGGTAATGAGGAGACATGGGCAACCTCATCGCAACTGCATGTGGTAGATGAAAATGAATCGAGATCATGGGAAGTTAAAGAGATGAGGGAGCATGATGATATAAAGTTTGGGTTCTCAGCAGTTGACCAGAATTCTGATTATCCAATATCTGTGGTGCCCAGGTCTGTGCCTCAGCACGTTTCAACTGATTCAAGTTCATCTGCTTCAGACACTGAATCAGTAGAGGAGGTTGTGATGCATAAAGACGAAAGTTTTCAGCATAAGCAGGATCAAGTTGACCAATTAAATTTTGGTGTGGAGTTTCAAACTAGGGAAGTACACCAAGAGGTGAGTGAGAATAGGGACTTTATGACTTCTAGAGATCTGGATATGCCTTCTGAAAGTACAACATTGTCTGCCATGGAGGAACAACATCCTTCATTGGTGGTTGAGCAAGTTTCAGTGGTTCATCCCAATTTGTCTTCATCGGACACTAACTCAGTAGAGGAGGATTCAGCAGATGAGGAAGAAACACTGCAGTTTGAACATCACCAAGTGCACTCAGCAGGTTATGATGCAAAGATTGGTAATAATCAAGATGTGGATGAGAAGCTGGTTTCTGTGGATGTTTCCAATTTATCTTCATCAGAGACTAAATTAGTGGAGGAGGATTCAACAATAATGGAAGATACTCTTCAGTTTGAACGTAACCAAGAAACTTCTCCGGGTTCTGATGCAATTATTGGTGATCAACAAGATGTGGATGGGAAGCTGATTCCTGTGGATGGTTCCAATTTATATTCATCAGAGACTAAATCAGTGGAGGAGGATTCAACAATAATGGAAGAAACTCTTCAGTTTGAACATGGCCAAGTACCCTCACCAGGTTCTGATGTAAAGATTGGTGACCAACAAGATGTGGATGGGAAGCTGGTTTCTGTGGACAGTTCTAATTTACCTTCATCAGAGACAAAATCAGCGGAGGAGAATTCAACTG ATGAGAAGCTGGTTTCTGTGGATGGTTCCAATTTATCTTCATCAGAGACAAAATCAGCAGAGGATTCAACAGGTAACAAAGAAACTCTTCAATTTGAACATGACCAAGTACACTTATCAAGTTCTGATGCAAAGATTGGTGGCTACCAAGATGAGGATGAGAAGCTGGATGATGGTTCTCAAAATGTGTCTCCCCGGGAAATGTCTTTGTCTGAACTGGAGAAATCGCTGCCTTCAGCTCTGTCAGATAAATCTACAGTCGAACCATCTTTGGATGCTCATGAAGAAATCACAGCCCATGAAGAACCCCAT GAACCATATATTATCCCGGTGGAGTGTATTGAGGAAGTAGGCATCACCAACAATCTGAATGTGCTGAGGAGCCATGAGCTTGAGGATAACATTTCATCATATCCCTCTCTTACCTCTATCTTGTCTGAGGTTTCGGAGAACAGATCATCCTCATCTGCTGTAGATCCAAAATATGACGCAGTTGATGGAATTAAGATTGACAGCCAGAAACTTTCTGGTTTAGTACTCTTAGATTTTCCAGTGGCAGTGTCTCATGTTCTTGAGGAAAATGTTGATGATGAAGAGGGAGATGAGATAAAGGAGTTTGATGAAGGGTTGTTGGCAGAATTGGATAGAGTTGGTGACTTTAGTGTTAATGGAGTTGGATCGAACTTGAATGAGATTGAAGAGAGAGGCACCCTTCTTATGCCACATGATACTGAAACCAAGACTATTCGATTTGTTGAAGATGATTGTAATGAAGTTGATGAAAGTAAGGTTGTTATTGAAGAGGAGAATGATAAATTTCTAGAAGTCAAAGAGAGTGACTCAGGGTTTCGGTTGTCTAGAGCTAGCTCCATTGAACATGTTGGTTCATCCTATAGGGAATCCGATGATGGAGAAGTCAAGGATTCAAAGCCCAACCAGGAACCAATTACCAATTTAGAGATGTTAGTTATTGAAGCCCGGTCTCTTGAAGACATTGATTTAGCTTTTAAGGATGCTGAGTCAGTTTCAAAGGAAACTGAAGTTGAGTTTGCAGAGTCCATGCTGCCCAACTTTGACATCAATTCAGGCATGCCAACGATTGAAGCACGGTCTTTTGAAGACATTGATTTAGCTTTGAAGGATGCTGAACCAATGTCAAGGGAAGCTAAAGTTGAGGATGCGGAGCCCATGATACCCGATGTTGAAATCAGTTCAAGGATGCCAATAATTGAAGCGCGATCCCTTGAAGACATTGATTTAGCTTTTAAGGGTACGGAATTAATGTCAAAGGAAGCCATTGTACCTGACCTTGTCATCAATTCAGGCATGCCAATGATTGAAGCACGATCTCATGAAGACATCGATTTAGTTTTGAAGAATGCTGAGCCACCAATGTCAATAGAAACTGAAGTTGAGGCTTCAGAGTTCACAATACCCGACATTGAGATCAATTCAATGATGCTGGTCACTGAGGCGCGATCCCTAGAAGACATTGATTTAGCTTTTAAGTATACGGGATCAATGTCGAAGGAAACTGAAGTTGAAGGCAACTCCAAGGTACCTGAAAATGACATCAATTCCATGGTATCCAAAAATGATGTCAATTCTGAGATGCTAGTGCTTGAAGCCCGATCCCTTGAAGACATTGATTTAGCTTTCAAGGATACCAAATTAATGTCAAAGGAGACTGAAGTTGAGATTGAGGAGTCTAAGGTACCCGTCCACGAGATCAGTATGGAGATGCCAATTATTGAAGCACGATCCCTTGAAGATATCGATTTAGCTCTAAATGATGCTGAACCAAGGTCGAAGGAGTCATTTCCCGACCTTGAGATCAATTCGGTAATGCCAGTTCTTGAAGATCGATCTCTTGAAGATATTGATACAGCTTGCAAGAAAAACATtgaagaagaaggtgagaaACCTATCTTTGTGGAGTCTGCACTATTTCCAAAAGATTTGGAGCTGCCAGTTCTTGAAGCAAGGTCAATTGACGATATTGATTTGGCTTTCAAGCAACTCCATGGTGGAGTAGATCTTGAGAAATCCATCGTTTCCGGTCCAATTGATGGAAAACCCTTTGTTGAATCCAAATATCCGGGGGAAGAAACAAACTTAGACCTACAAATGGTAGAAGCAAGATCACTAGAAGATATTCTCAAGGCTCTAAAGCAAGCCTCAGAAGGTAATGCAGTAGACAAAGGGAGTTCCTCCAAGGAAAATGAATCCAGAACCGAAGAATCTGGCACTCAGAGCACAAGTGCCGCTCAGACACTAGACCATTCAATTGGAAATTGA